CGTGACAAATCCATGGTGACCGTAAGAGCCGTCATCCGTGCAGACCCTCAAGTCATGGGAGGCGGCCCGCATCTCATCCTCCAGAATCAACAGCTCCTTATTTCTGGCGCCGATGATGCAGGTCACCTCGTTGCCGGCCTGTTTCAGGGCCCGGGTGATGGGATGAAGCACCGCCACGCCCGTCCCGCCGCCGACGCACACGACCTTGCCGAGTTTTTCGATGTGGGTCGGCGCTCCCAGCGGACCGATCACGTCCATATAGGCGTCGCCCTCCTTCAGGGTGGCGAACAGGGCCGTGCTCTTGCCGACAACCATGAAAATAATGGTGATAGTCCCTTTTTCCGGATTGGTATCGGCCATTGTAAGGGGAATCCGCTCCCCGGCTTCATTGGCTTTTAGAATGACAAACTGGCCGGGTTTTGCCTTGGCGGCAATCAGGGGGGCTTCGATCTCGTTGAGCACCACCGTCCCCTTGGCCATTTCCTTCCGCTTTACGATTTTAAACATATCCTTCCTCCTTAACCGATATTTTCAGCCATAGTTATTGTCATATGCTCATTATTTCGTTTTTTCTATCGCATGTCGCCTGCATTAATTCAAGGACTTTAGTGGTATTCGACCAGATTTTTATGTTATACAGCAGCATCAATAATATGCTATTGCCTGTCACGGCAACAAAAAACGATACTTTGGAGATAATGTTTTGAAATTATTCGACAGCCACTGCCATCTGGATGATAAGGATTACGATCCGGATCTTGAAGCCGTTATCGATCGTGCCCGGGAGGCCGGCGTTAACGCCTGCATGGTGGTCGGGACCACCACCGCCCGCTCCCGGAA
This genomic window from Thermodesulfobacteriota bacterium contains:
- a CDS encoding sulfide/dihydroorotate dehydrogenase-like FAD/NAD-binding protein, which gives rise to MFKIVKRKEMAKGTVVLNEIEAPLIAAKAKPGQFVILKANEAGERIPLTMADTNPEKGTITIIFMVVGKSTALFATLKEGDAYMDVIGPLGAPTHIEKLGKVVCVGGGTGVAVLHPITRALKQAGNEVTCIIGARNKELLILEDEMRAASHDLRVCTDDGSYGHHGFVTDVLKAVLTENKDMKLAVAIGPVPMMKACSAVTKEFGVKTMVSLNPIMVDGTGMCGGCRVSVGGKTKFACVDGPEFDGHEVDFDELTLRLRAYTEQEKESYTCYRK